The genomic region CAGGCTGGGAATGGGGACAGAAGAGGCTGAGGGGGCTGGAAGACCTTGGTGCTGTTATATGGAAGGGGGGCCTCCATATAAGGGGTAGACATCGGGGTTCAACATGCACTTGTTCAACACATCTGTGATGATCATCTATTTATAATCCAGTACCTTGACTATCACAAAACATAATCTGAAAAGCATTTTTTATGTTAATAATACATTATCTTCATAAATATAATTTGAATGGTTATATAAAAGTCTATTGggcaaatttgatttttttaaccatttcccTATTTGGACTTTCAAATAAACTCAAAATTTTACCTATGAAGGATAATGATGCTATACACATCTCTATGCATAAAGTTTTTATCATGGTTAGGATAATTTCCTCATGGTAAATTGCCAGCAGTGGAATTTGCTGGTCTAGATGGTATgaaatttttcagtcttttgctAAATATTGATAAGTGGTTTCCACGTCCATCAGCTGTGATGGGAGTTCCAGTTTCTTGGCACAAGGGAAGCTCTTTCTCTATTAAATACCACTTATTCTCTGGAGGGAGATGTCCTTAAGGCtggcaggtattttttttttttaatatatatataacgcaattttattgagatatattcacacactatacaaaccatccaaagtattcaATCACTAGCTCACAGtaacatcacatagttgtgtatacatccccatgatcaatttcagaacattttcattactccagaaaagagataaaaagaaaaaagaaaaccccaaaaccTCCCTTACCACATACCTCCtctcccccattattgacccatagtattggtatggtacatttttatattactgttaactatcatccatagtttgtaataggtgttTTTTACCCCACAtacccctttatttttttttttccattcatgaaAGAATGCACCAAACACattagcatttattttctttttttttaagcaaatgacAAAGACCCAGTTTACCAGCTTTACTTTTTATAAACCTAAGCTTAACATTACATATTTAAACAATTGTCAAAACTTACTAAGTTGCCAGCATTCATGCAGGACTAGAAAACCTCCTTAGTTTATATTAAACCAGAAATGTATCACCATTAATGTATTAATATCTTTCACTactaaatactgaaaaaaaaattatttttgtagaaGATTCATCCTGGCAATGTTAACTTCACAGCAGACTGAAACTACTTGGctcacatttcaaacaaaatggaAAGAGCAAGATCCATGCTGGTGTTAGTGTACAATTTTGTCCTAGCACTACTAAAGAATCACGGCTCACCTTGGATTAAGtttaataaaaaagcaaagtgcaTACAGAAATTTACAacaattttaaagacaaaaagaaaaaatggtccTATCAATGTGGTCCCAACAATAAACTCAAAAGTCTATGACAAATAGGTGCTCCGATGAGCTGTTTATAAATACTTTAGATTAGGTACAGTTATACTGAAAGTAGAGTTCGTttgaaatcttcaaaaaaatgttCCTGTTAATCCTCAAATGGTGCTTGTTATAGTTTAACATTTCTGTTAAATGCGTGCGTTGAATTACTTGTTATCCAAGCGTAGCGGCTGCTCCTTACCATTTATTGTTAAGGTCTTTAACTGGCCATCTTCCTCAACTTCTACTCTTTCTTGACCATTCTCAGTAATCCTCTTTGTAGTGATTTTTCTGCCATTAACTATTTTAATAGAAGTTGATATAGATGTGAAGTTGCCCATCCTACTACCACCAAAGGATgttgaagaaaatgaagtaagGCCCCCATGCCCCAGAGAACCAAATGATGTAAATCCTGTATCAAAAGAAGGAAATCCACCTCCAAAAGATGGAAATCcactgaaggaagagaaaaaagatccTGTGCCCCTGTTTCTGGCTCCATGGAGGCCTCTTCGATTTCCAAAAAACTCCTCAAATGGGTCTTCAAAGAAGTCAAAAGCAAATGGGTCCCTTCCACCAAAAAATTCCCTGAAGACCTCATCTGGATTACGGAATGTAAAGCCAAACTCAAATGGACTGTCAAAATGacttccacctccaccaccaccatttaaTCCTTCTTTGCCATATTTGTCATAGATGTCCCGTTTTTTAGCATCTGATAACACCTCATATGCCTCAGCTACttgtttgaattttctctctgcttcttctttATTCTCAGGATTTTTATCAGGGTGCCACTTCAGTGCCAATTTACGGTATGCCTTTTTAATATCCTCAGGTGAGGCATGTCTCTGCACGCCTAGAACTTCATAGTAATCCACCATGTTTTAACAGATTGTTGGAATAAATCCCGAGGAGGTTGGCAGACAGCGATAAGAAGGAGGAGAGGCAGGGCGGTGGGGCCCGTGGTCTCCTCTCAGCTCCGTCACGGCTGGTACTGGTGGAGGCGGTGGTAGTGATTCCTCGcgctttcctttctctccctttctccacccctttatttttaactccttgtaatagtgtcatatatttgttcgagttcatgaaagaacttttttgtatttatacagttaatcatggacattgtccagcacaagatttactgtgttgAACATGTTTTAGCCCCCaattttccttccagtgacatacataactataaacttcccccttccaccacattcacacaccactcagtACTGTGTGAATTCTCACAAgtattattctcacaataatgtgctaccatcacctctctccatttccaaacatttaaattcaacctagttgaaaattctgcacatattaagcaaccactccccattctttagcctcattctatatcctggtaacctatattctgcattttatgtctatgagtttacacattggcAGATATTTTTAAAGGCTACATTCTTAGAAGTAAAATTGCTAAGTCAAAATGTATGCATATTTGAACTTGTAGAAGATAATGCCAAATTGCTTTTCCAAGAGGCAATACCACTTAATCGTCTATCAAGCATGTGTGAAAATACTCATTCCTTCACATTCTTTCTAACTACAGATATTATcaaacttattctttttttgtcaaTTAGATGTCAAAATATCTTATCATAATTGTAATTCACATTCCCATGATTCGTCCTTTCATATGATTactatttgtatttttccatatgtgAATTGCCTGCTTATATCCTTTGCCCATAAGCTATTAcattattacatattttatttattgatttgcaGAACTCTTCTATATCAATTTATATTGCCTGTTAcgtatattataaatattttctcccagtcgtCTAACTTTTGTTTATAATGCTTTTTATTGTacagaaattataaatttatatattatcaGACTAATCTATCATTCTCTTTTGGTATCCTTTACGTAGACTAGGAAGGTTTTGCCCATCCCaagattataaaaatagttttctaaattttattctaatcattttattttttatatttagtttacTAATCTATCTGGAGTTcagttttgtgtgtgttgtgAGGTAAGcctgactttatttttttccaaaaaatttaaaatgtgtccaTTTATCATTAACTAAATCCATAGCCTTCTTGAATCTAGTTTTAGAATCCTAAAATTAACTTAATAATAGGTTTTGATATGGTAGAGCAAGTCActccttattattcttttttaaaaaaatgaatctgttattcttatgcatttacTTTTCCAGATGAACTTTACCTTTAAAGaggattattttttattaaagcaaTTAAATTTTTCATCACTAAATTGATATATTAATTCGGGGAGGAATTATACTTTTATGAAATAATACTAAATCTTTCTATGCAGGAAATGGCAttactctccatttatttatttactaaactattttcctatttcttccatttttattgatagcttcacatttttctccttgtcttgattaattttttaaaaacagttttactgAGACAAATACATATACCATAAAGTTcacttttaaagtgtacaatttagttgTGTTTGGTATTTCACAAGGTTATACATTGATCATCACTATCTGATTCCAGAAAATTTTCCTCACCCCCAAATATAAATCCCATTCTCATTAGGAGGCACTCATAttctcctcctcccagcccctggcaactactactaatctactttctatctcttttctcacttcatccatattttcaaatgttttaatatAGTGTATTTCATCTCCTGTATCATTGTAGTTAtgtgtattttttgtttctggtgATACTTATGATTtatctcttttttgtcttttttaatttggcaaattttatctattttgtgttttcataaaAAATCATCTGATTGACAAGCTGgatttctgtatgtgtgtttattttattaatttctctctTAAACTCCTATTAATTACTGACTTGAATTTTCTTTGGACTTATTTATTGTCATCTTTATTGacttaaattttacttattttatgttttgccattttttcaaaatttaagacTGTATATTTTTCTCTGAATAATGCTTTGGTTAAATTCAACAGGTTTTGATATGTGATGATTACATTATGGTCATTTCTAAATAATCTCCCAggtcagtttttatttattctttagccCAAGAGTTATATGGAATAGTTTTTCATTAATATCTAAATGTAGAGATTTtacattatatgtgtgtgtgtaggtgtttCTAGTTAGTTATTTTCTTGCAATTAGGAGATGTGGCTTTTAGAAGACTCTACTTTGGggaatttgttgagattttttttcttgccgTCTAATATAtggtcaaatttttaaaatatattctagagGTAATCAAAAAGAATGAGTATTCTCTGTTGAATCGAGagtttatacatatatgtgtgtatttattccATCTTAATTGTATTATTCACATATTCTAAATCTTTATTCATCTTTAAATTTATTcgatctttcaatttctttaaaaaggtgTCTTCATTCTCCCTCTGTGAATATCAATTTGATAATTATCTTTGTACTTCTAATATATTTTCTATGTTGCAAAATAATGTTTTGGTACATTAGCTAAGGTGCCTTTTGCTCTCGGTAATGTTCTATTTTTCTCCAGTGTTTCCTCCCATTCAAACAAGACCTTGGGCCATTCATCACCTCAGAGGAGTAAGGCTGCTACAGAAAAACAGAACTAAATAAAGTCCAGTATCAGAATCCAGAGCTTTTGAATTGCAAAGGCTTAGATTTCAAAGGCCTAAACTGCGAAGGATTAGGGGCCCAAGACCAAAAACAATAGATTTTCAAGAACTCCTGATGTTATAATGACTAATTTTTATTACCTCAGACTAGATAAATAGTATAAACATTTTCTAGACTAGGAGATCAGGAGATTAGGAAGGAATTAAGAGAGTTGAACACAGCCTGTCTCCTTTGAAAACTGACCAGCTCTCTCACTCCTCTCCACCTAATATGACTCACCATGATTAGGGCACATAATAACTCCAGACAAGTCTGAACGATTCAAAATCAGAGTGGTCCTGCATGTTACCTCCTGGGTGAAGCTTAGGGAAGTGGCAGATAGTCATAATTCTCCAGTATGAAACATGTAATTGAAACAGGAGAGTGGCTACATGGACTGACAAGGCAAATATGGGATACAGAGTTGTAGAGTTTTCCAGCTGTGCTCAAGGGGGACATAGAAGTAAAAGATAAAAGTAGGCCCTGGAGAGACCTTGAAATGAGGATAAAGGAGGATATCGTCTCAGTGATTTGCATGGATGGTTGATCATACAACTGGTCAGCAACAAGCACCCCACAAGATGCCAGAATGCAGAGAAGATGATGCCACCTTGGCACTAGGGGTGCCTCCTGGAACACAAATCCAACTCCAGAATTTGGCAGGTGGCATGAGTTGAATGTGGAAAATCTGAATTAACTGAGATTAATCTGAATTGAATGAAATTACATTTCTGCCATCTGGCAGCATAGAAGCTTGAAACCAATTAAGTTCACTtacagaacattttttaaagttacattttattttttacacctGAGTTTGTAAGAAATATCCACAAGACCTGTTTAAAAGTTAACTTGataatgtaaagaaatcctacaactcaatgacaatagtacagacaggccaattataaaatgggcaaaagatatgaaaagacagttctctgaagaggaaatacaaatggccaagaaacacatgaaaaaatgttcagcttcactagctattagagagatgcaaattaagaccacaatgagataccatctcacaccaattagaatggctgccattaaacaaacaggaaactacaaatgctggaggggatgtggagaaattggaactcttattcattgttggtgggactgtataatggttcagccactctggaagtcagtctggcagttccttagaaaactagatatggagatacccttcaatccagcgatagcacttctcagtatatacccggaagatcggagagcagtgacacgaacagatatctgcacgccaatgttcatagcagcattattcacaattgccaagagatggaaacaacccaaatgtccttcaacagatgagtggataaataaaatgtggtatatacacacgatggaatactacacggcagtaaggaggaacgatgttgtgaaacatatgacaacatggatgaaccttgaagacataatgctgagtgaaataagccaggcacaaaaagacaaatattatgtgctaccactaatgtgaactttgaaaaatgtaaaacaaatggtttataatgtagaatgtaggggaactagcgatagagagcaatcaaggaagggggaacaataatccaagaagaatagataagctatcatgggtaaatttaatgttctgggaatgcccagggatgactatggtctgttaatttctgatgggtatagtagaaccaagttcacagaaacgttgttatattaggttactttcttggggtagagtaagagaacgttggaagtaaagtggttgtcttaggttagttgtctttttcttactcccttgttatggtgcctttgaaatgttattttattgtatgttttttttatttttttatttttttattttttttatttttcatacagttgatttaggaaaaaaaaagtttaaaaaaaaaaaaacaaggaaaaaaatatgaagagcccccttgaggagctggtggagaatgcaggagtattggcctgccccacctcgatggttgctaacatgaccacagacataggggactggtggtttgatgggttgagccctctaccataagttttacccttgggaagacggttgctgcaaaggagaggctaggcctccctataattgtgcctaagagcctcctcccgaatgcctctttgttgctcagatgtggccctctctctctggctaagccaacatgaaaggtgaaatcactgccctcccccctacatgggatcagacacccaggggagtgaatctccctggcaacgtggactgtgactcccggggaggaatgtagacccggcatcgtgggatggagaacatcttcttgaccaaaagtggaatgtgaaaggaaatgaaataagcttcagtggcagagagattccaaaaggagccgagaggtcactctggtgggcaactcttatgcacaatatagacaaccctttttaggttctaatgaattggggtagctggtggtggatacctgaaactatcaaactacaacccagaacccatgaatctcgaagacaattgtataaaaatgtggcttatgaggggggacagtgggattgggggggccatagggatcacactcccatttgtctagtttgtggatggatgagtggaaaggtgggggaaggaaacaaacaaacaaacagacagacaaaggtacccagtgttcttttttactttagttgctccttttcactttaattattattctggttatttttgtgtgtgtggtaatgagggtgtcggggattgattttggtaatgaatgtacaactacataatggtactgtgaacaatcaaatgtacgatttgttttgtatgactgcgtggtatgtgaatatatctcaataaaatgaataataaaaaaagttaacttGATAGATTCACAAAGATCAATGACTGGCATATCTTCTTGATATATTGTAccttctataaatataaatattttttccctttaatgcTTTTAGCCTTGAATTCAACTTTGTCTGTtattaatatttctcctttttgtaAGTATTtattggatatatttttcatttcttttattttaactctccttgtatcattttaattttgatgttacTCTTGAAACAGCGTATAGCtggatttctttaaaaacacattGGAGATTATCTGccttttaataatttattaagcTTAATGATATGTTGGATTTAGTCCAGCTATGATCTTTGATGTTCTCCATTTACTATGCTTTCTTGATGAGGctcatttttcctcctttttgctgTTTGATCAAGTTTtcttagttattttttttctctagtggtttttaaaagatcattacCTAGTTTTCCTCTGTTGGCACCATATAATTGGATGAAGAAGACTTGCAAATTGTTTCTTTGGCTCAGCTCCATCTTCTCTCCAGCCTCTGGGACCTCCTCCAACTCCTCCTCCATCAAGctggaaaaggaggagaaacaagaaaatacatgaaagtaAAGACAGaatcagagggaaaaaagagaagcaGAGATCTGGAGAGGGTGTCTGTTCTCTTCAGAACATCTACTACTGGTCTATCCAGTCCCTATGTTTTACAGGTGATTTAATAACTAGTACTTGGAGTTGGGAAGGTGAAGGAGTCTTCTTATGGATTTGGAAGCTGGAGAGAGTAATGGTCAACAATTTGGCTTCAGAGAGGTGCCTGAACATGTAAACTGCCCTTTTTAAGAGTGGTGTTTTTCTTTCCCGGAACTTTCACCAGTTCTGCAAAACATGGGACTTCAATTGCATGTTTtcttattctctgataattttaaG from Choloepus didactylus isolate mChoDid1 chromosome 1, mChoDid1.pri, whole genome shotgun sequence harbors:
- the LOC119537581 gene encoding dnaJ homolog subfamily B member 6-like — encoded protein: MVDYYEVLGVQRHASPEDIKKAYRKLALKWHPDKNPENKEEAERKFKQVAEAYEVLSDAKKRDIYDKYGKEGLNGGGGGGSHFDSPFEFGFTFRNPDEVFREFFGGRDPFAFDFFEDPFEEFFGNRRGLHGARNRGTGSFFSSFSGFPSFGGGFPSFDTGFTSFGSLGHGGLTSFSSTSFGGSRMGNFTSISTSIKIVNGRKITTKRITENGQERVEVEEDGQLKTLTINGKEQPLRLDNK